From the bacterium genome, the window GTAGTCGGACGGCAACACGCTGTTGAAAAGCAGACGTCCTACCGTTGTTTCAAATAATTTTCCCTGAAACGGAGTGTATTTCGGTTTATCCGTCGGAAGTACCTTGATGGGCGCGCGGAAATCCAATTCTCCGAATTCGTATGCCGTGATGGCGCTGTTGGGACTCGAGAAGAATTTGTTTTCTCCCTTTGAGCCCGGAACGATTTTTGTCATCCAGTAACAGCCCAAAACGATATCAAGCATCTTTGCACTGATAATCGGATTGCCGCTTCCCGGTTTTAGAATGTTTTTGTCCGCGGCCATAATCATCTTCGCCTCAAGCTGAGCTTCTTCCGATAATGGAACGTGAACAGCCATCTGGTCACCGTCGAAGTCCGCGTTAAACGCGGTACAGACAAGCGGGTGAATTTGAATGGCGTTTCCTTCAATAAGAACGGGTCTGAATGCCTGGATAGAAAGGCGATGCAAGGTCGGAGCGCGGTTTAAGAGTACGTATTTGCCTTTGATAACATCTTCAAGAATTGCCCAGACTTCGGGAATTCCCTCTTCTATAAGACGGCTCGCGCCGCGGATGTTAAAGGCAAGTTCCTGTTTCAAAAGTTCGGAAATAACGAATGGTTTGAAGAGTTCAAGAGCCATGTGCTTCGGCAATCCGCATTCATCCATCGCAAGGTCCGGACCGATAACGATAACGGAACGTCCCGAATAGTCGACGCGTTTTCCAAGCAAGTTCTGGCGGAACAAGCCGCGCTTCCCTTTCAGGTTATCGGCAAGAGACTTAAGCGGGCGGCGTTGGGACTGGTTAATGGCCGAAGTTAGGTTGTTCCCGTGGCGAATCGTGTTATCGATAAGCGCATCAACGGCTTCCTGTAAAATTCTTTTTTCGTTTCGCAAAATAACGTCGGGAGCGTTGATTTCCTTCAATTTCTTTAGACGATTGTTTCTGTTGATGACGCGCCGGTACAGGTCGTTAACGTCGGAGGTCGCGTATCGTCCGCCATCCAACGGAACCATCGGACGCAATGCGGGCGGAATGACGGGAATAACTGTCATGAACATCCACTCCGGACGAATTTTTGACCGGGCCATTGAACGGATAAGAGAAAGACGCTTATGAAGCCGCTCGGATTCCCCCGCTGAGGCTTCCTCCAACTGCTTTTCCAAATCCGTAATGAATTTGTTGAGGTCGATTTTTTTGAAAATATTGTAAATAGCTTCAGCGCCGATTCCCGCTTCAAACAACGTACCGTATTTTACCGAGTAGTTGTGATATTCGACTTCGTCAAGCACCGCTCCCTCTCTGATACTTTCGATTTCTTTGCGGGCGGCAAGAAGACGTTCTTTCATTTCCTCTTTCCCCTTCGCTTCGGTAATTGATTTTATTTTGGCTTTAAATTCCGAATCAAGGTCGCGGAGAATCCGTTCCTTTTCGGCAAGCGAAACGGTCGTCACCACATATCCTGCGAAATAAACCACCTTTTCGATATCCGGTGCGGGAATACCCAAAATAAGGCTTACGCGAGAGGGCATACTTTTTAGAAACCATACGTGACATACGGGACTTGCGAGTTCAATGTGGCCCATGCGTTCACGGCGCACGATTGAGCGAGTGATTTCAACTCCACACTTTTCACACACGATGCCTCGATAACGGATACCGCGGTATTTCCCGCAGTAACATTCGTAGTCGCGGTCCGGTCCGAAGATACGTTCGTCAAACAGACCATTCTTCTCACTGCGCTGAGTTCGGTAGTTGATGGTCTCAGGCTTTGTCACTTCTCCGTGCGACCATTCACGAATGCGCTCAGGCGAAGCAACCCCCAAAGAGATTGTATCGAAGTCGCTTGAGTCGTTTTGTTTTGGTTTGATATGCATGGTATGTGTGGATTAGTCTTCTTTATTTCCCTTCTTCTCATCACTCGACCTTCTTTTCTTTTCAAGCCGCACATCAAGCGACAGTCCCCGCAGATTATTGAGCAAAACATTAAATGATGCGGGTATATTCAGATTTGTTATACGTTCCCCCTTAACGATGGCGTCAAATGCGGCGGAACGTCCGACAATATCGTCGGACTTGACGGTAAGCATTTCACGCAATGTGTATGCCGCTCCGTGACCCAAAAGCGCCCAGACTTCCATTTCTCCGAAACGCTGACCTCCGTGTTGTGCTTTTCCTCCAAGTGGCTGCTGCGTGACCAGTGAGTACGGACCGACGGAGCGAGCGTGAATTTTATCTTCGACAAGGTGGAGAAGCTTGAGCATGTACACCTCTCCGACCGTTGTCAGATGCTTAAATGTTTCGCCTGTTCGTCCATCGAAGAGCTGTACTTTTCCGCTC encodes:
- the rpoC gene encoding DNA-directed RNA polymerase subunit beta', translating into MHIKPKQNDSSDFDTISLGVASPERIREWSHGEVTKPETINYRTQRSEKNGLFDERIFGPDRDYECYCGKYRGIRYRGIVCEKCGVEITRSIVRRERMGHIELASPVCHVWFLKSMPSRVSLILGIPAPDIEKVVYFAGYVVTTVSLAEKERILRDLDSEFKAKIKSITEAKGKEEMKERLLAARKEIESIREGAVLDEVEYHNYSVKYGTLFEAGIGAEAIYNIFKKIDLNKFITDLEKQLEEASAGESERLHKRLSLIRSMARSKIRPEWMFMTVIPVIPPALRPMVPLDGGRYATSDVNDLYRRVINRNNRLKKLKEINAPDVILRNEKRILQEAVDALIDNTIRHGNNLTSAINQSQRRPLKSLADNLKGKRGLFRQNLLGKRVDYSGRSVIVIGPDLAMDECGLPKHMALELFKPFVISELLKQELAFNIRGASRLIEEGIPEVWAILEDVIKGKYVLLNRAPTLHRLSIQAFRPVLIEGNAIQIHPLVCTAFNADFDGDQMAVHVPLSEEAQLEAKMIMAADKNILKPGSGNPIISAKMLDIVLGCYWMTKIVPGSKGENKFFSSPNSAITAYEFGELDFRAPIKVLPTDKPKYTPFQGKLFETTVGRLLFNSVLPSDYPFLNEEIERKKMSALVDDLIERYGIENVPKIMDKIKRFGFKYTTVAGITWGLEDVKVPAGKSRIIEEAEKKTQTVLEQYNAGLISGEERFRKNIEIWHAAKNEVEALIPDTLEKNGPVYDMLKSGARGSLGNLTQMAGMKGLIQNTAGETIDFPIISSIKEGLTSIEYFITTHGSRKGLTDTALNTAKAGYLTRKLFVVAQDVVVSEEDCGTKEGIIIKKETASGIDLSIVSKIKGRFLAEDVKDDKGKMIFERNHYLTKEEAQKIEAAGISAVRVRSSLTCKSSLGVCVKCYGADLGNNKMINIGEAVGTVAAQAIGEPGTQLTMRTFHAGGTASVGGDITAGLPRVEEVFEKRRPKNPAVISHVDGVISDIQPSAKDMVITMLPEGGSKGKSKDSVEYVVSRARMILVKVGDKVLKGEMLTDGSADLDELFRFAGKEKTQEYIIKEITKPYELQGETVSRKHIEVIMKQMFSRRRIKDQGDTPLTVGDVVDDVTLAKENAAAKERGGEEAKTESVIMGITEVSLSKKSFLSAASFQHTTRVLIDASIRGKEDHLSGLMENVIIGRLIPAGTSYEGSPKKELIDKLQRQYENTTEEEGEA
- a CDS encoding DNA-directed RNA polymerase subunit beta, with the translated sequence NPLGVSSRMNIGQVLETHLGWACKALGIKIATPALNGIPTDRIVDFLKFAGLPESGKVQLFDGRTGETFKHLTTVGEVYMLKLLHLVEDKIHARSVGPYSLVTQQPLGGKAQHGGQRFGEMEVWALLGHGAAYTLREMLTVKSDDIVGRSAAFDAIVKGERITNLNIPASFNVLLNNLRGLSLDVRLEKKRRSSDEKKGNKED